The following proteins are co-located in the Mycolicibacterium goodii genome:
- a CDS encoding enolase C-terminal domain-like protein: MQTLIDFERAPAFAIALTDPVGTMTVREGLLIEGPQGWGEFSPAAGAPHTGGAASHEATIRWLTAAIEPGTVGWPDPVRGRVPVAVSVPTVDARRAREIAAGSPCRTASVEVGVGSLDEDAARVAAVRDALGPDAALRCDARGRWDVDTARTAIAALDAAAGGLEFVERPCATLAELVRLRRHSDVPIAAHATARDAASDPGTPVDPLLRDAADVVVLACGPLGGARRALRVAEAAGLPCVVTSMLETSVGLAAGLAVAGALPELPFACQLGTRPLLAGDLVVASRSLVADADGHLPVAPMPPAPQPELLEQFAMSDPARLSWWRECLRAAVAAS; the protein is encoded by the coding sequence GTGCAGACCCTGATCGACTTCGAGCGTGCGCCGGCCTTCGCGATCGCGTTGACCGATCCGGTGGGCACCATGACCGTGCGCGAAGGCCTGCTCATCGAGGGGCCGCAGGGGTGGGGTGAGTTCAGCCCGGCCGCCGGTGCTCCGCACACCGGCGGCGCCGCGTCGCACGAGGCGACGATCCGGTGGCTGACCGCGGCCATCGAACCCGGAACGGTCGGCTGGCCCGACCCGGTGCGCGGCCGGGTCCCGGTGGCAGTGTCGGTGCCCACGGTCGATGCGCGACGGGCCCGCGAGATCGCCGCCGGATCGCCGTGCCGCACGGCGTCGGTCGAGGTCGGTGTGGGCAGCCTCGATGAGGACGCGGCCAGGGTCGCCGCGGTGCGTGACGCGCTCGGTCCCGACGCGGCGCTGCGGTGCGACGCCAGGGGCCGATGGGACGTCGACACGGCCCGCACGGCCATCGCCGCACTCGACGCCGCCGCCGGTGGCCTGGAGTTCGTCGAACGACCCTGTGCGACGCTCGCCGAACTGGTCCGGCTGCGCAGGCACAGCGACGTGCCCATCGCGGCGCACGCGACCGCGCGGGACGCCGCGTCGGATCCGGGCACGCCGGTGGATCCGCTGCTGCGCGACGCCGCCGATGTCGTGGTGCTGGCGTGCGGACCTCTCGGTGGTGCGCGGCGAGCCCTTCGCGTGGCCGAGGCCGCGGGACTGCCGTGCGTGGTCACCTCGATGCTGGAGACCAGCGTCGGGTTGGCGGCCGGGCTCGCCGTGGCGGGCGCGCTGCCCGAGTTGCCGTTCGCCTGCCAGTTGGGCACCCGGCCGCTGCTGGCGGGTGATCTCGTCGTCGCCTCGCGCTCGCTCGTGGCCGACGCCGACGGCCACCTGCCGGTCGCACCGATGCCACCGGCCCCGCAGCCCGAGCTGCTCGAGCAGTTCGCGATGAGCGATCCGGCCCGGCTGTCGTGGTGGCGCGAGTGTCTGCGTGCCGCCGTCGCGGCCAGCTGA
- a CDS encoding aminoglycoside phosphotransferase family protein: MIELPDAVRAMAARGPQWQAWVDGLARKVRTQLDEWELTTDGDVTNGYCSIVVPVRTRDAASAVLKIAFPDDETAHEHLALRRWGGRGAVRLLRADPHHRAQLLERLGNRNLNELWDIEACEIVAGLYRALHVAALPQLRSLPRSVTRWTEGLAALPRSAPVPRRLVEQAIALGDDLATDRASGGVLIHGDLHYENVLAGPDGDTWLAIDPKPFDGDPHYEVAPMLWNRWDELTGYVREGVRRRFHAVVDAAELDPDRARAWVIVRMMHNAMWELTEQPEPDAHWLTICVAIAKAVQD, translated from the coding sequence ATGATCGAGCTTCCCGACGCGGTACGCGCCATGGCCGCGCGCGGCCCGCAGTGGCAGGCCTGGGTCGACGGCCTGGCCAGAAAGGTCCGCACCCAGCTGGACGAGTGGGAACTGACCACCGATGGGGACGTCACGAACGGGTACTGCTCGATCGTCGTGCCCGTGCGTACCCGCGACGCCGCGTCGGCGGTGCTGAAGATCGCCTTCCCCGACGACGAGACCGCGCACGAACATCTCGCGCTGCGCCGCTGGGGCGGTCGCGGCGCCGTGCGGCTGCTGCGCGCCGACCCCCACCACCGCGCCCAGTTGCTCGAACGGCTCGGCAACCGAAACCTCAACGAGCTCTGGGACATCGAGGCATGCGAGATCGTTGCAGGCCTGTACCGGGCGCTGCATGTGGCGGCGCTGCCGCAGCTGCGCTCGCTGCCCCGGTCGGTCACCCGCTGGACCGAGGGGCTGGCCGCGTTGCCCCGCAGCGCGCCGGTGCCGCGCAGGCTCGTCGAGCAGGCGATCGCCCTCGGTGACGACCTCGCCACCGACCGGGCCAGCGGCGGCGTGCTCATCCACGGCGATCTGCACTACGAGAACGTACTCGCCGGTCCCGACGGCGACACCTGGCTGGCGATCGACCCGAAGCCGTTCGACGGCGACCCGCACTACGAGGTCGCCCCGATGCTGTGGAACCGCTGGGACGAGCTGACCGGATACGTGCGCGAGGGCGTGCGGCGCCGGTTCCACGCCGTGGTCGACGCGGCAGAACTCGACCCGGACCGGGCCCGAGCCTGGGTGATCGTGCGGATGATGCACAACGCGATGTGGGAACTGACCGAACAACCCGAACCCGACGCCCACTGGCTCACGATCTGTGTGGCGATCGCCAAGGCGGTCCAAGACTGA
- the tpx gene encoding thiol peroxidase, protein MAQITLRGNPINTVGELPAVGSAAPSFSLVGTDLGAVTSDQFSGKPVLLNIFPSVDTPVCATSVRTFNEKAASSGATVLCVSKDLPFAQKRFCGAEGIENVTTASAFRDSFGEDFGITIADGPMAGLLGRAVVVLGADGKVAYSELVPEIGQEPDYDAALKALS, encoded by the coding sequence ATGGCACAGATAACCCTGCGTGGAAACCCCATCAACACCGTCGGCGAGCTGCCCGCGGTCGGCTCCGCGGCCCCGAGCTTCTCTCTCGTCGGCACCGACCTCGGCGCGGTCACCAGTGACCAGTTCAGCGGCAAGCCGGTCCTGCTGAACATCTTCCCGTCGGTCGATACGCCGGTCTGCGCCACCAGCGTCCGCACCTTCAACGAGAAGGCCGCGTCCAGCGGTGCCACCGTGCTGTGCGTGTCGAAGGATCTGCCGTTCGCGCAGAAGCGCTTCTGCGGTGCCGAGGGGATCGAGAACGTCACCACCGCGTCGGCGTTCCGTGACAGCTTCGGTGAGGACTTCGGCATCACGATCGCCGATGGGCCGATGGCCGGTCTGCTGGGCCGGGCGGTTGTCGTGCTCGGCGCCGACGGCAAGGTCGCGTACAGCGAACTGGTGCCGGAGATCGGGCAGGAACCCGACTACGATGCGGCGCTGAAAGCGCTCAGCTGA
- the ripD gene encoding NlpC/P60 family peptidoglycan-binding protein RipD: MRRAYATVVGVVVSFAVSTAMLVGTPAIAGAAPYDRPAGNQRFVEIVITRALSQRGVPFAYGGGDVNGPTRGVPREIPPATAVPGAAYPGLAPAATPQALTPGLNTPAVTPGLTPAVTPGLPAPVAAPVPDVVGFDASGLIVYAFAGAGVKMPRSSGEQYKVGQKVLPSQALPGDLIFYGPEGTQSVALFIGNGQMVETTDSGVQVSPVRTENMTPYLVRIIA; encoded by the coding sequence ATGAGACGCGCGTATGCCACCGTGGTTGGCGTTGTGGTGAGCTTTGCGGTCAGCACCGCCATGCTCGTGGGGACCCCCGCGATCGCCGGCGCCGCCCCGTATGACCGGCCGGCCGGCAATCAGAGATTCGTCGAAATCGTCATCACCAGGGCGCTTTCGCAGCGCGGCGTGCCCTTCGCCTATGGCGGCGGCGATGTCAACGGACCCACGCGCGGTGTTCCGCGCGAAATCCCGCCTGCCACAGCGGTTCCCGGCGCCGCCTATCCGGGTCTCGCACCGGCGGCGACACCCCAGGCGCTGACGCCGGGCCTGAACACGCCCGCGGTCACACCGGGCCTGACACCCGCGGTGACACCGGGTCTGCCTGCCCCGGTCGCGGCCCCGGTGCCCGACGTCGTCGGCTTCGACGCCTCAGGTCTGATCGTCTACGCGTTCGCCGGGGCGGGGGTGAAGATGCCGCGGTCCTCCGGCGAGCAGTACAAGGTGGGCCAGAAGGTGCTGCCGTCGCAGGCTCTGCCGGGCGATTTGATCTTCTACGGGCCGGAGGGCACCCAGAGCGTGGCGCTGTTCATCGGCAACGGCCAGATGGTCGAGACCACCGACTCGGGCGTACAGGTCTCCCCGGTGCGCACCGAGAACATGACGCCGTATCTGGTGCGCATCATCGCCTGA
- a CDS encoding M48 family metallopeptidase encodes MTQPPATQPSAQPTRKTFPGISSRAWEHPADRTALTALRRLKGFDQVLKVLSGMLRERQHRLLYLASSARVGPRQFADLHQLLDDCVQVLDAPGRPEMFVTQSPVANAYTIGMDEPFIVVTSGMYDLMSPEEMRFVIGHELGHALSGHAVYRTMLMHLMRIASTFGFVPVGGWALRAIVAALMEWERKSELSGDRAGLLCGQDLDSAIRVELKLAAGARLDKLDSQAFLAQAREYERTGDMRDGLLKLLNLELKTHPFSVLRAAALTQWVDTGGYGAVLAGDYPRREDDDKTAWREDIGEAARHYRDGFDQSDDPLIRGIRDGLGGIVDGVGQAATSAADTVGRKISEWRRNVRREASGPDSGPDSEPDGPGGGADRGSDTDR; translated from the coding sequence ATGACTCAACCACCGGCGACGCAACCGTCGGCTCAGCCGACACGAAAGACGTTTCCCGGGATCAGTTCCCGGGCATGGGAGCATCCGGCCGACCGCACCGCGCTGACCGCGTTGCGCCGGCTCAAGGGTTTCGACCAGGTCCTCAAGGTGCTGTCCGGGATGCTGCGCGAACGGCAGCACCGCCTGTTGTACCTGGCCAGTTCGGCGCGGGTGGGCCCGCGCCAGTTCGCGGATCTGCACCAACTGCTCGACGACTGCGTGCAGGTGCTCGACGCGCCGGGGCGACCGGAGATGTTCGTGACGCAATCGCCGGTGGCCAACGCGTACACGATCGGCATGGACGAGCCGTTCATCGTGGTCACCTCCGGCATGTACGACCTCATGTCACCCGAGGAGATGCGTTTCGTCATCGGGCACGAACTCGGCCACGCGCTCAGCGGCCACGCGGTGTACCGGACCATGCTGATGCATCTCATGCGGATCGCTTCGACGTTCGGGTTCGTCCCGGTCGGCGGGTGGGCGCTGCGCGCGATCGTGGCCGCGCTGATGGAATGGGAACGCAAATCCGAACTTTCGGGCGACCGGGCCGGGTTGCTGTGCGGTCAGGATCTCGACTCCGCGATCCGGGTCGAGTTGAAGCTCGCGGCAGGGGCGCGCCTCGACAAGCTGGATTCGCAGGCGTTTCTCGCCCAGGCGCGCGAGTATGAGCGCACCGGCGACATGCGCGACGGTCTGCTCAAACTGCTCAACCTGGAACTCAAGACGCACCCGTTCTCGGTGCTGCGGGCCGCGGCGCTGACGCAGTGGGTCGACACCGGCGGTTACGGCGCTGTCCTGGCGGGTGACTATCCGCGTCGGGAAGACGACGACAAAACCGCGTGGCGCGAGGACATCGGCGAGGCGGCCCGGCATTACCGCGACGGTTTCGATCAATCGGACGATCCGCTGATCCGGGGGATCCGCGACGGCCTCGGCGGCATCGTCGACGGGGTGGGTCAGGCCGCGACGTCGGCGGCGGACACGGTGGGCCGCAAGATCTCCGAGTGGCGTCGCAACGTCAGGCGAGAGGCCTCCGGACCCGACAGTGGACCCGACAGCGAACCCGACGGACCCGGCGGCGGAGCGGATCGCGGCTCGGACACCGACCGCTGA
- the upp gene encoding uracil phosphoribosyltransferase yields the protein MGTLHLIDHPLVQHKLTLMRQKDLSSKGFRQLLNEISMLMTYEVLRDLPLQPVEIQTPLETMTGTVVDGKKLVFVSILRAGNGILDGMLSVVPNARVGHIGLYRDPKTLVAVEYYFKLPNDVAERDVVVVDPMLATGNSAVAAIDRVKEYRPRSIKFVCLLTCPEGVAAVQAAHPEVTIYTAAVDRALNEHGYIVPGLGDAGDRIFGTK from the coding sequence ATGGGCACCCTGCACCTGATCGACCACCCCCTGGTCCAGCACAAGCTCACCCTGATGCGGCAGAAAGACCTGTCCAGCAAGGGTTTCCGTCAGCTGTTGAACGAGATCTCGATGCTGATGACCTACGAGGTGCTGCGCGACCTCCCGTTGCAGCCGGTCGAGATCCAGACGCCGCTGGAGACCATGACCGGTACCGTCGTCGACGGCAAGAAGCTGGTGTTCGTGTCGATCCTGCGGGCAGGCAACGGCATCCTCGACGGCATGCTGAGCGTGGTGCCGAACGCCCGCGTGGGACACATCGGGCTGTACCGCGACCCGAAAACACTTGTGGCGGTCGAGTATTACTTCAAGCTGCCCAACGATGTGGCCGAGCGCGACGTCGTCGTCGTCGACCCGATGCTGGCGACCGGGAACTCAGCGGTCGCCGCCATCGACCGGGTCAAGGAGTACCGGCCCCGGTCGATCAAGTTCGTGTGCCTGCTGACCTGCCCGGAAGGTGTCGCCGCGGTCCAGGCCGCGCATCCCGAGGTGACGATCTACACCGCGGCGGTGGACCGCGCGCTCAACGAGCACGGCTATATCGTGCCGGGACTCGGCGACGCCGGTGACCGGATCTTCGGCACGAAATGA
- a CDS encoding URC4/urg3 family protein encodes MSPTDVPAAVATLRSTRTIRDRARFLLDRARAAESSWFVVDDRSLQRAATEVAAVTRQNYPDLDIPYHSRWRHFEAGGIDRRQQIDARLPDPDARSRAMIDLTVVSVLLDAGAGARWRYTDPDTGQTLTRSEGLGVASWHAFCGGVFSSDPGDPLRVDAAGLTGLDTQALARAFQAGPDNPLVGLDGRVHLLHRLGNALTGQHARPSTVLADLIDPGGQVAAHDILDRLLASLSGIWLTPGVIENHPLGDCWPHRAVPGPDASAGWMPFHKLSQWLTYSLLEPFEWAGVRVTGLDDLTGLPEYRNGGLFFDTGVLRLRDPNLVERTWSVGDELIVEWRALTVALLDEVAPLVRDVLGAPDLPLACVLEGGTWAAGRALAQRLRGGRPPLSIDSDGTVF; translated from the coding sequence ATGAGCCCCACCGATGTCCCGGCCGCGGTGGCGACGCTGCGTTCCACGCGGACCATCCGCGACCGTGCCCGTTTCCTGCTGGATCGCGCGCGTGCCGCGGAATCGTCGTGGTTCGTCGTCGACGACCGGTCCCTGCAGCGCGCCGCGACGGAGGTCGCCGCGGTCACCCGGCAGAACTACCCGGACCTGGACATCCCGTACCACAGCCGATGGCGGCACTTCGAGGCCGGCGGGATCGACCGCAGGCAGCAGATCGACGCCCGCCTGCCCGACCCGGATGCCCGCAGCCGCGCGATGATCGACCTGACCGTGGTCAGTGTGCTGCTCGACGCGGGTGCCGGAGCGCGCTGGCGCTACACCGACCCCGACACCGGACAGACCCTCACCCGGTCCGAAGGTCTCGGGGTGGCCAGTTGGCACGCGTTCTGCGGCGGCGTGTTCTCCAGCGACCCTGGCGATCCGCTGCGGGTGGACGCTGCGGGCCTGACCGGCCTCGACACCCAAGCGCTGGCCCGCGCTTTCCAGGCCGGTCCGGACAACCCGCTGGTGGGCCTGGACGGACGGGTTCACCTGCTGCACCGACTGGGGAACGCACTCACCGGGCAACACGCGCGACCGAGCACCGTGCTGGCCGACCTCATCGATCCCGGCGGGCAGGTCGCCGCACATGACATCCTCGACCGGCTGCTGGCCTCGCTCAGCGGGATCTGGTTGACCCCCGGCGTCATCGAGAACCATCCGCTCGGTGACTGCTGGCCGCACCGGGCGGTACCCGGCCCGGACGCGTCGGCCGGCTGGATGCCGTTCCACAAGCTCTCGCAGTGGCTGACGTATTCGCTGCTGGAGCCGTTCGAATGGGCCGGGGTACGGGTGACCGGACTCGACGATCTGACCGGCCTGCCCGAATATCGCAACGGCGGCCTGTTTTTCGACACGGGCGTGCTGCGGTTGCGCGACCCGAACCTGGTCGAACGCACCTGGTCGGTGGGTGACGAGCTCATCGTGGAGTGGCGCGCACTGACCGTGGCGCTCCTCGACGAGGTCGCCCCGCTCGTACGGGACGTGCTCGGCGCACCGGATCTGCCGTTGGCGTGTGTGCTCGAAGGCGGCACCTGGGCCGCCGGTCGTGCTCTGGCACAACGTCTGCGGGGCGGGCGACCACCGCTTTCCATCGACAGTGACGGCACCGTCTTCTAG
- a CDS encoding GTP cyclohydrolase II has protein sequence MVAEPNPAPPTANARPAARHIRLTSHHGAEGALSIRWGAPTAAERGPVIGTTTTRAHRNVIGTHSGSYSVYRALAVASGALSPEHRADLTNTAPTDVIGPYPQWSDPNAIVSLDPWGAMVAEAFTAELAAGFDIRPTIAITKAHVILPEIADAIAKGRLRPDGRILLATGAALVTKAAIEPVWYLPGVAARFGCSETTLRRVLFEETGGMYPELVTRSDLEVFLPPIGGQTLYIFGAARDLADPSVELTARVHDECNGSDVFGSDICTCRPYLTHAIEECIQGAQRGGVGLVAYSRKEGRALGEVTKFLVYNARKRQEGGDTADQYFARTECVAGVQDMRFQELMPDVLHWLGIRKIHRLVSMSNMKYDAIVGSGIEVGERINIPDELIPADARVEIDAKMAAGYFTPGPVPDADELKIAKGRGLA, from the coding sequence ATGGTCGCTGAACCCAACCCTGCTCCTCCCACGGCGAACGCCAGGCCCGCTGCCCGCCACATCCGCCTGACCTCACACCACGGCGCCGAAGGCGCGCTGAGCATCCGCTGGGGCGCGCCGACCGCGGCCGAACGCGGGCCGGTGATCGGGACCACCACCACCCGCGCGCACCGCAACGTGATCGGCACCCACAGCGGTTCCTACAGCGTGTACCGGGCACTGGCCGTCGCCTCCGGCGCGCTGTCACCGGAGCACCGCGCCGATCTGACCAACACCGCACCCACCGACGTCATCGGCCCCTATCCACAATGGAGCGATCCGAATGCGATCGTGAGCCTCGACCCGTGGGGCGCCATGGTGGCCGAGGCCTTCACCGCAGAACTGGCGGCCGGTTTCGACATCCGGCCCACCATCGCGATCACGAAGGCACACGTGATCCTGCCCGAGATCGCCGACGCCATCGCCAAGGGCCGGTTGCGGCCGGACGGCCGGATCCTGCTGGCGACCGGCGCGGCGCTGGTGACCAAGGCCGCCATCGAACCCGTCTGGTACCTACCCGGTGTCGCGGCGCGATTCGGCTGCAGCGAAACGACATTGCGCCGCGTGCTGTTCGAAGAGACCGGCGGCATGTACCCGGAGTTGGTCACCCGCAGCGATCTTGAGGTGTTCCTCCCCCCGATCGGCGGTCAGACCCTCTACATCTTCGGCGCCGCCCGCGACCTGGCCGACCCGTCGGTGGAACTGACCGCCCGGGTGCACGACGAATGCAACGGTTCCGACGTGTTCGGGTCCGACATCTGCACGTGCAGGCCCTATCTCACCCATGCGATCGAGGAGTGCATCCAGGGCGCGCAGCGCGGCGGGGTCGGACTGGTGGCCTACTCGCGCAAGGAGGGCCGAGCGCTCGGTGAGGTGACCAAGTTCCTGGTCTACAACGCCCGCAAGCGGCAGGAGGGCGGCGACACCGCCGATCAGTATTTCGCCCGCACCGAGTGCGTCGCGGGCGTGCAGGACATGAGGTTCCAGGAGCTCATGCCAGATGTGCTGCACTGGTTGGGGATCCGCAAGATCCACCGGCTGGTCTCGATGAGCAACATGAAGTACGACGCGATCGTGGGCTCGGGGATCGAGGTCGGCGAGCGCATCAACATCCCCGACGAGCTGATCCCCGCCGACGCCCGCGTCGAGATCGACGCGAAGATGGCCGCGGGCTATTTCACCCCGGGACCGGTTCCCGACGCCGACGAACTGAAGATCGCGAAAGGCCGCGGCCTCGCCTGA
- a CDS encoding SDR family oxidoreductase, producing MRVFVTGASGFIGTAVCDELIAAGHEVTGLARSDASAQALAKAGRGVHRGDLNDLDSLRSGAAAADGVIHLAFVHDFADFAGSAQTDRLAIETLGDALAGSDRPLIVAAGIAGLPAGTTEDDPTPPGYPRFSEPTVLEQVSKGVRASAVRLPPSVHGAGDYGFVPELISVARTRGVSGYPGEGANVWSAVHRADAARVFRRALEDTPAGSRWHAVAEEGIPAREIAETIGRNLGIPVASIPQPDVTSHFGWIGSFFSLDANVSGALTRQRLGWEPTGPGLLADLDAGHYFQPGLETVTG from the coding sequence ATGCGCGTTTTCGTCACCGGAGCGTCCGGCTTCATCGGGACGGCGGTGTGCGACGAGCTCATCGCCGCAGGCCACGAGGTCACCGGCCTGGCACGATCCGACGCGTCGGCGCAGGCACTGGCCAAGGCGGGTCGCGGCGTCCACCGCGGTGACCTCAACGATCTCGACAGCCTGCGCTCGGGCGCCGCGGCCGCCGACGGAGTCATCCACCTGGCGTTCGTGCACGACTTCGCCGACTTCGCCGGGTCCGCCCAGACCGACCGGCTCGCGATCGAAACCCTCGGGGACGCACTGGCCGGGTCGGACCGGCCCCTGATCGTCGCCGCGGGCATCGCCGGCCTGCCGGCCGGCACCACCGAGGACGACCCCACACCGCCCGGTTACCCGCGTTTTTCCGAACCCACTGTGCTGGAACAGGTTTCGAAGGGTGTGCGCGCCTCGGCGGTGCGGCTGCCACCGTCGGTGCACGGCGCGGGCGACTACGGATTCGTCCCCGAGCTGATCTCGGTCGCGCGCACGCGCGGCGTCTCGGGCTATCCGGGCGAGGGCGCCAACGTCTGGTCGGCAGTGCACCGCGCCGACGCCGCCCGGGTGTTCCGGCGCGCGCTCGAAGACACCCCTGCCGGCTCGCGGTGGCATGCGGTGGCCGAGGAGGGCATCCCGGCGCGCGAGATCGCCGAGACCATCGGTCGCAATCTGGGCATACCGGTCGCATCGATTCCGCAACCCGACGTGACGTCCCACTTCGGCTGGATCGGCTCGTTCTTCTCCCTGGACGCCAACGTGTCCGGCGCGCTGACCAGGCAGCGGCTCGGGTGGGAACCCACGGGTCCGGGACTGCTCGCCGACCTGGATGCCGGGCATTACTTCCAGCCCGGTCTCGAGACGGTCACAGGCTGA
- a CDS encoding TetR family transcriptional regulator, protein MSRWEPDARGRLERAALELYAERGFEQTTVAEIAERAGLTERTFFRYFADKREVLFGGEHVLQDLFVDAVAAAPADAGALEAVAAGLEAVGEMFVGRHPVARRRQAVVGANTALQERELIKLAALAAAVAAALRDRGVPQPAADLAGETGIAVFKVAFERWIGEDRETDLRMVLREVLDDLRALVAAG, encoded by the coding sequence ATGAGCCGCTGGGAGCCCGACGCGCGGGGACGGTTGGAACGGGCCGCGCTCGAGCTGTACGCCGAGCGCGGGTTCGAGCAGACGACGGTCGCCGAGATCGCCGAGCGCGCCGGGCTCACCGAGCGGACCTTCTTCCGGTACTTCGCCGACAAGCGCGAGGTCCTGTTCGGCGGTGAGCACGTCCTGCAGGATCTGTTCGTCGACGCGGTCGCCGCGGCGCCCGCGGATGCCGGTGCGCTCGAGGCCGTCGCGGCGGGACTCGAGGCCGTGGGGGAGATGTTCGTCGGCCGCCACCCGGTGGCGCGCCGGCGTCAGGCCGTCGTCGGCGCCAACACCGCCCTGCAGGAGCGCGAACTGATCAAGCTCGCGGCGCTGGCGGCCGCGGTCGCGGCGGCGCTACGGGATCGCGGTGTGCCGCAACCGGCGGCGGACCTGGCCGGTGAAACCGGCATCGCGGTGTTCAAGGTGGCCTTCGAGCGGTGGATCGGCGAGGACCGCGAGACGGATCTGCGGATGGTCCTGCGTGAGGTCCTCGACGATCTGCGCGCCCTGGTCGCCGCGGGGTGA
- a CDS encoding NYN domain-containing protein encodes MHWIVDGMNVIGSRPDGWWRDRRAAMVQLVDRLERWASIEKVRVTVVFEAPTTPLIESSIIGVTHAPESAPNSADDEIIRLLDGDPDPSGVTVATSDRGLAERVRATGAHVHPASGLRHLLDDLAGP; translated from the coding sequence GTGCACTGGATCGTCGACGGCATGAACGTGATCGGTTCACGCCCCGACGGCTGGTGGCGGGACCGCCGCGCCGCGATGGTGCAGTTGGTCGATCGGCTCGAGCGCTGGGCCTCGATCGAAAAGGTCCGCGTCACAGTGGTTTTCGAGGCGCCCACGACACCGCTGATCGAGTCGTCGATCATCGGCGTCACCCATGCACCCGAATCCGCACCGAACTCCGCCGACGACGAGATCATCCGGCTGCTCGACGGCGATCCCGACCCGAGCGGCGTCACTGTCGCGACCTCGGACCGCGGTCTCGCCGAACGGGTCCGCGCCACGGGTGCACACGTTCATCCCGCATCGGGTCTGCGTCACCTCCTCGACGACCTCGCCGGGCCGTGA